A DNA window from Camelina sativa cultivar DH55 chromosome 17, Cs, whole genome shotgun sequence contains the following coding sequences:
- the LOC104757015 gene encoding ALBINO3-like protein 1, chloroplastic gives MMMASSISLKPTTSLTLLSSFSTGKVLHFRRSRITHSPSSSSSYRYRTLVAQFGFRPGSFPDPGDSFDFIKDHAENLLYTIADAAVSSSETFESVAGTNSATKNSDWFSGIANYMETILKVLKDGLSTVNVPYSYGFAIILLTVLVKAATFPLTKKQVESAMAMKSLTPQIKAIQERYAGDQERIQLETARLYKLAGINPLAGCLPTLATIPVWIGLYRALSNVADEGLLTEGFFWIPSLAGPTTVAARQSGSGISWLFPFIEGNPPLGWPDTLAYLVLPLLLVFSQYLSIQIMQSSQSNDPAMKSSQAVTKLLPLMIGYFALSVPSGLSLYWLTNNILSTAQQVWLQKYGGAKNPMEKFTNLVTKEDKTQKVEKSISETLVQKSVSELKVPGEKGGEKLTPEGPKPGERFRLLKEQEAKRRREKEEARLKAEAALSNQNTDEALEQDGISDTAVVPEGDKEKSKLSAVEETTDGTVTVNGKPSIQKDETTNGKLGVDQDIEQHHSHET, from the exons ATGATGATGGCTTCTTCCATATCCCTAAAGCCGACGACGAGCCTTACCCTCCTATCCTCTTTCTCCACAGGCAAAGTCCTCCATTTCCGCCGCTCCCGTATCACCCACTCACCGTCTTCATCGTCCTCGTATCGTTATCGGACTCTCGTAGCTCAATTCGGATTCAGACCAGGTTCGTTCCCTGACCCAGGTGACTCTTTCGATTTCATCAAGGACCATGCTGAGAATCTTCTCTACACGATCGCTGATGCCGCCGTTTCGTCCTCTGAAACCTTTGAATCTGTCGCTGGCACTAATTCTGCCACCAAGAACAGTGATTGGTTCTCTGGTATTGCCAATTACATGGAAACTATTCTCAAG GTTTTGAAAGATGGGTTATCAACTGTAAATGTTCCTTATTCATATGGTTTCGCTATCATTCTACTTACTGTGCTTGTGAAGGCTGCTACGTTCCCATTGACGAAAAAACag GTTGAATCTGCTATGGCTATGAAATCTTTGACGCCTCAAATTAAGGCTATTCAAGAACGGTATGCTGGTGATCAG GAGAGAATTCAGCTTGAAACTGCCAGATTGTATAAACTTGCTGGGATAAATCCCCTTGCAG GCTGCCTTCCCACACTAGCCACAATACCGGTCTGGATTGGGTTATATAGGGCCCTTTCAAATGTTGCGGATGAG GGGCTCTTAACGGAAGGCTTTTTCTGGATTCCTTCTCTTGCTGGTCCAACAACTGTTGCTGCAAGACAGAGTGGCAGTGGAATCTCATGGTTGTTCCCTTTCATT GAAGGAAACCCACCTCTCGGATGGCCAGATACATTGGCATATCTCGTCTTACCTCTATTACTCGTCTTCTCTCAGTACCTCTCCATTCAGATTATGCAGTCCTCGCAG AGTAATGATCCAGCCATGAAGAGCTCACAAGCAGTGACAAAGCTTCTTCCGCTGATGATTGGCTATTTTGCACTATCAGTTCCTTCTGGTTTAAGTCTTTATTG GTTGACCAACAACATTTTGAGCACAGCACAACAAGTATGGCTTCAAAAATATGGTGGTGCCAAGAATCCGATGGAGAAGTTCACTAATTTGGTCACAAAGGAAGATAAGACTCAAAAAGTTGAGAAGTCGATTTCAGAAACGCTGGTTCAGAAGTCTGTTTCAGAACTGAAAGTGCCAGGAGAGAAGGGTGGTGAAAAACTGACCCCAGAAGGGCCCAAGCCTGGTGAAAG GTTTAGGTTGCTCAAAGAGCAAGAAGCAAAGAGACGTCGAGAAAAAGAAGAGGCGAGGCTGAAAGCTGAAGCAGCTCTATCAAATCAGAATACAGACGAAGCACTAGAACAAGATGGAATATCTGATACAGCCGTTGTCCCTGAAGGAGATAAGGAAAAGTCCAAACTTTCTGCAGTGGAAGAAACAACTGACGGCACTGTCACTGTGAATGGGAAGCCATCCATTCAAAAGGACGAGACCACAAATGGGAAATTAGGCGTCGACCAAGATATAGAACAACACCATTCTCATGAAACATAG